One stretch of Streptomyces sp. A2-16 DNA includes these proteins:
- a CDS encoding transcription antitermination factor NusB — protein MSDQPRRPHKPGKPYRRPQKDPVRILAFEALRAVDERDAYANLVLPPLLRKAREKGGFEARDAALVTELVYGTLRRQGTYDAIIAECVDRPLREVDPPVLDVLSLGAHQLLGTRIPTHAAVSASVELARVVLGDGRAKFVNAVLRKVAQDDLDGWLAKVAPPYDDDPEDHLAVVHSHPRWVVSALWDSLGGGRAGIERLLEADNERPEVTLVARPGRATAEELLREESAVAGRWSPYAVRLSEGGEPGAVDAVREGRAGVQDEGSQLVALALANAPLEGRDEKWLDGCAGPGGKAALLAALAAGRGAMLLASEKQPHRAGLVAKALAGNPGPYQVIAADGTRPPWQPESFDRVLMDVPCTGLGALRRRPEARWRRRPEDLEGFGPLQRALLSTALDSVRVGGIVGYATCSPHLAETRAVVEDVLKQWPAAELVDARPLFPGVPELGEGPDVQLWPHLHGTDAMYLALIRRTG, from the coding sequence GTGAGCGACCAGCCCCGTCGGCCCCACAAACCCGGCAAGCCCTACCGTCGGCCCCAGAAGGACCCCGTCCGCATCCTCGCCTTCGAGGCGCTGCGGGCCGTGGACGAGCGGGACGCGTACGCCAACCTCGTCCTGCCGCCGCTGCTCAGGAAGGCGCGGGAGAAGGGCGGCTTCGAGGCGCGCGACGCGGCGCTGGTTACCGAGCTCGTGTACGGGACACTGCGGCGGCAGGGGACGTACGACGCGATCATCGCCGAGTGCGTGGACCGGCCGCTGCGCGAGGTGGATCCGCCGGTGCTCGACGTGCTGAGCCTCGGGGCGCATCAGCTGCTCGGCACCCGCATCCCGACGCACGCCGCCGTGTCCGCCTCCGTCGAACTCGCGCGGGTCGTGCTCGGGGACGGACGGGCCAAGTTCGTCAACGCCGTGCTGCGCAAGGTCGCGCAGGACGATCTCGACGGCTGGCTCGCGAAGGTGGCGCCGCCCTACGACGACGACCCCGAGGACCATCTCGCCGTCGTGCACTCGCACCCCCGCTGGGTCGTGTCCGCGCTGTGGGACTCCCTCGGCGGCGGACGGGCCGGCATCGAGCGGCTGCTGGAGGCCGACAACGAGCGGCCCGAGGTGACCCTCGTCGCCCGTCCCGGTCGTGCCACCGCAGAGGAGCTGCTGCGCGAGGAGTCCGCCGTGGCGGGGCGCTGGTCGCCGTACGCCGTACGGCTGTCCGAGGGTGGCGAGCCCGGGGCCGTGGACGCCGTACGGGAAGGCCGGGCCGGGGTGCAGGACGAGGGCAGTCAGCTCGTCGCGCTGGCCCTCGCGAACGCACCCCTCGAGGGGCGGGACGAGAAGTGGCTCGACGGGTGCGCGGGGCCGGGCGGCAAGGCCGCCCTGCTCGCCGCGCTCGCCGCCGGGCGCGGGGCGATGCTGCTCGCCTCCGAGAAGCAGCCGCATCGGGCCGGGCTCGTCGCCAAGGCGCTCGCCGGGAACCCGGGGCCGTATCAGGTGATCGCCGCGGACGGGACCAGGCCGCCGTGGCAGCCGGAGAGTTTCGACCGGGTGCTGATGGACGTGCCGTGCACGGGGCTCGGGGCGTTGCGGCGGCGGCCGGAGGCCCGGTGGCGGCGCCGGCCTGAGGACCTGGAGGGGTTCGGGCCGTTGCAGCGGGCCTTGCTGAGCACGGCCTTGGATTCCGTCCGGGTGGGCGGGATCGTCGGGTACGCCACGTGTTCGCCGCACCTCGCGGAGACCCGGGCGGTCGTGGAGGACGTGCTCAAGCAGTGGCCGGCCGCCGAACTCGTCGACGCGCGGCCGTTGTTCCCCGGTGTGCCGGAGCTCGGGGAGGGTCCGGACGTGCAGTTGTGGCCGCATCTGCACGGGACCGATGCGATGTATCTGGCGTTGATCCGTCGGACCGGGTGA
- the rpe gene encoding ribulose-phosphate 3-epimerase, translated as MAAQINPSILSADFARLADEAKAVGGADWLHVDVMDNHFVPNLTLGVPVVESLARATDTPLDCHLMIEAPDRWAPQYVEAGASSVTFHVEAAAAPVRLAREIRAKGARASMALKPATPIEPYEDLLPELDMLLIMTVEPGFGGQAFLDIMLPKIRRTRELISKHGLELWLQVDGGVSASTIERCADAGADVFVAGSAVYGASDPAEAVRALRKQAEGATAKASWACDH; from the coding sequence ATGGCCGCGCAGATCAATCCCAGCATCCTGTCCGCCGACTTCGCCCGCCTCGCGGACGAGGCGAAGGCGGTCGGGGGAGCCGACTGGCTCCATGTCGACGTCATGGACAACCATTTCGTTCCGAACCTCACGCTCGGCGTGCCGGTCGTAGAGTCCCTGGCCCGTGCGACGGACACCCCGCTGGACTGCCATCTGATGATCGAGGCCCCCGATCGCTGGGCGCCCCAGTACGTAGAGGCGGGGGCCTCTTCCGTCACCTTCCATGTGGAGGCGGCCGCCGCTCCGGTCCGGCTCGCCCGGGAGATCCGGGCCAAGGGCGCCCGCGCCTCCATGGCGCTGAAGCCCGCGACGCCCATCGAGCCGTACGAGGACCTGCTCCCCGAGCTCGACATGCTGCTGATCATGACGGTCGAGCCCGGTTTCGGGGGACAGGCGTTCCTCGACATCATGCTCCCCAAGATTCGCCGGACCCGCGAGTTGATCAGCAAGCACGGCCTTGAGCTGTGGCTCCAGGTCGACGGCGGAGTCTCGGCGTCCACCATCGAGCGCTGCGCGGACGCGGGCGCCGACGTCTTCGTCGCCGGGTCGGCGGTGTACGGGGCGTCCGACCCGGCCGAGGCGGTACGTGCATTGCGCAAGCAGGCGGAGGGGGCGACCGCGAAGGCTTCGTGGGCGTGCGACCACTGA
- the coaBC gene encoding bifunctional phosphopantothenoylcysteine decarboxylase/phosphopantothenate--cysteine ligase CoaBC: MDKPKVVLGVSGGIAAYKACELLRRLTESGHDVRVVPTASALHFVGAATWSALSGHPVSTEVWDDVHEVPHVRIGQHADLVIVAPATADMLAKAAHGLADDLLTNTLLTARCPVVFAPAMHTEMWEHPATQENVATLRRRGALVIEPAVGRLTGVDTGKGRLPDPAEIFEVCRRVLARGATEPDLRGRHVVVSAGGTREPLDPVRFLGNRSSGKQGYALARTAAARGARVTLIAANTGMPDPAGVDVVPVGTAVQLREAVLKAAADADAVVMAAAVADFRPQTYAAGKIKKKDGQDPEPIVLVRNPDILAEISAERARPGQVIVGFAAETDDVLANGRTKLERKGCDLLVVNEVGERKTFGSEENEAVVLGADGSETPVPHGPKEFLAETVWDLVVRRLH; encoded by the coding sequence GTGGACAAGCCGAAGGTCGTGCTGGGGGTCAGCGGCGGCATCGCCGCGTACAAGGCCTGCGAGCTGCTGAGACGGCTCACGGAGTCCGGCCACGACGTCCGCGTCGTCCCCACCGCCTCCGCGCTGCACTTCGTCGGCGCGGCCACCTGGTCCGCCCTGTCCGGCCATCCTGTCTCCACCGAGGTCTGGGACGACGTCCACGAGGTCCCGCACGTCCGCATCGGACAGCACGCCGACCTGGTGATCGTGGCTCCGGCGACCGCCGACATGCTCGCCAAGGCGGCGCACGGCCTGGCGGACGACCTGCTCACCAACACCCTGCTCACGGCCCGCTGCCCGGTCGTCTTCGCGCCCGCCATGCACACCGAGATGTGGGAACACCCGGCCACCCAGGAGAACGTGGCGACGCTTCGGCGCCGCGGCGCCCTCGTGATCGAACCGGCCGTCGGCCGGCTGACCGGCGTCGACACCGGCAAGGGACGGCTGCCGGACCCCGCCGAGATCTTCGAGGTCTGCCGGCGCGTACTGGCCCGCGGTGCCACCGAGCCCGACCTCCGGGGCCGGCACGTCGTCGTCAGCGCCGGCGGCACCCGCGAGCCCCTCGACCCGGTCCGCTTCCTGGGCAACCGCTCCTCCGGCAAGCAGGGCTACGCCCTCGCCCGCACCGCCGCCGCGCGCGGCGCCCGGGTCACGCTGATCGCGGCGAACACCGGCATGCCCGACCCGGCCGGCGTGGACGTGGTCCCGGTGGGGACGGCCGTACAGCTGCGCGAAGCGGTTCTGAAGGCGGCGGCCGACGCCGACGCGGTCGTCATGGCGGCGGCGGTCGCGGACTTCCGGCCCCAGACGTACGCGGCCGGAAAGATCAAGAAGAAGGACGGCCAGGACCCCGAGCCCATCGTCCTGGTGCGGAATCCGGACATCCTCGCCGAGATCTCGGCCGAGCGCGCCCGCCCCGGCCAGGTGATCGTCGGCTTCGCCGCCGAGACCGACGACGTGCTGGCCAACGGCCGCACGAAACTGGAACGCAAGGGCTGCGACCTCCTCGTCGTCAACGAGGTGGGCGAGCGCAAGACCTTCGGGTCCGAGGAGAACGAAGCGGTGGTGCTGGGCGCCGACGGCAGCGAGACGCCGGTGCCGCACGGACCGAAGGAGTTCCTGGCCGAAACCGTGTGGGACCTGGTGGTGAGACGCCTGCACTGA
- a CDS encoding MMPL family transporter, with protein sequence MSGNRGIAHLVCGRRAKWLVLALWLVVLFLTAPLASKLTDAQDNDAASWLPGSAESTQVLQISEDFRPEQIPAVVVYARESGLTAQERATIAKDVSEIKQLTAHGIRGAETRGPIYDRQSDPRAAQILVPITMDEKGWEEIAPAVDSLRDVVGKGGDGLAVHITGPGGTSADFSEAFEGIDSTLLLSAMAVVVVMLLITFRSPTLLLVPLLSVIAALFTAQAFIYLLAQHAGLTVNGQSAGILTVLVFGAGTDYALLLVARYREELHRHEDRHEAMALALHRAGPAVVASGATVILSMLVLLAAEMNSTRGLGPVAAIGVAVALLAMVTLFPALLVIFGRWIFWPAIPHFGDPDRIESGIWARTGRRIARRPRMIWVATALALGVCSLGLIQLRAEGIGNADAFTGKPDSIVGQEVSAKYFPAGSGDPLVVVSNQAQARQVGEAVAGTRGVVPQSLGLPPGTKPAYEGKVLFEATMTAPADSEAAKQTVERVRDAVHAVPDADAQVGGGTAALLDMDRATTHDNILIIPLVLVVVTLILCALLRALVAPLLLIGTVILSFAGALGLSALAFRHVFDYAGESTDFPLFVFVFLVALGIDYNIFLTTRIREEAARQGTRPGVITGLAATGAVITSAGLVLAGTFAALGTLPMVAFAEIGFAVALGVLLDTFIVRSVLVTSLFLDVGSKVWWPHSLAKAEEPDPEARGTARPATTASRTND encoded by the coding sequence ATGAGCGGAAATCGGGGCATCGCGCATCTCGTCTGCGGACGGCGTGCGAAGTGGCTGGTGCTGGCGCTGTGGCTGGTGGTGCTGTTCCTGACGGCACCCCTGGCCTCGAAGCTCACCGACGCCCAGGACAACGACGCGGCCTCCTGGCTGCCCGGCTCCGCCGAGTCCACCCAAGTCCTGCAGATCTCGGAGGACTTCAGGCCGGAACAGATCCCCGCGGTCGTCGTCTACGCGCGCGAGAGCGGCCTGACGGCGCAGGAACGGGCCACGATCGCCAAGGACGTCTCCGAGATCAAGCAGCTGACGGCCCACGGCATCCGCGGCGCGGAGACCCGGGGCCCGATCTACGACCGGCAGAGCGATCCGCGCGCCGCCCAGATCCTCGTCCCGATCACCATGGACGAGAAGGGCTGGGAGGAGATCGCGCCCGCGGTGGACTCCCTGCGTGACGTCGTGGGCAAGGGCGGCGACGGTCTCGCCGTGCACATCACCGGCCCGGGCGGCACCTCCGCGGACTTCTCCGAGGCCTTCGAGGGCATCGACTCCACGCTGCTGCTGTCCGCCATGGCGGTCGTCGTGGTCATGCTGCTCATCACCTTCCGCAGCCCCACTCTGCTCCTGGTCCCGCTGCTCTCGGTGATCGCCGCACTGTTCACCGCACAGGCCTTCATCTATCTGCTCGCGCAGCACGCGGGGCTGACGGTCAACGGCCAGAGCGCGGGCATCCTCACGGTCCTCGTCTTCGGCGCGGGGACGGACTACGCCCTGCTGCTCGTCGCCCGCTACCGGGAGGAGCTGCACCGCCACGAGGACCGCCACGAGGCGATGGCCCTCGCCCTGCACCGCGCGGGACCGGCTGTGGTCGCCTCCGGCGCGACCGTGATCCTCAGCATGCTGGTCCTGCTGGCCGCCGAGATGAACTCGACCCGCGGCCTCGGCCCCGTCGCCGCGATCGGGGTGGCGGTCGCCCTGCTGGCGATGGTGACGCTGTTCCCTGCCCTGCTGGTGATCTTCGGCCGGTGGATCTTCTGGCCGGCGATCCCGCACTTCGGCGACCCCGACCGCATCGAGAGCGGCATCTGGGCCCGCACCGGCCGCCGTATCGCCCGCCGCCCCCGCATGATCTGGGTGGCCACGGCCCTGGCCCTCGGCGTCTGCTCGCTCGGCCTGATCCAGCTGCGCGCCGAGGGCATCGGCAACGCGGACGCGTTCACCGGGAAACCGGACTCGATCGTCGGCCAGGAGGTGTCCGCGAAGTACTTCCCGGCCGGCAGCGGAGACCCCCTGGTCGTCGTCAGCAACCAGGCCCAGGCACGGCAGGTGGGCGAAGCGGTCGCGGGCACCCGCGGAGTGGTGCCCCAGTCGCTGGGCCTGCCGCCGGGCACGAAACCCGCGTACGAGGGCAAGGTGCTGTTCGAGGCCACGATGACCGCCCCTGCCGACAGCGAGGCCGCGAAGCAGACGGTGGAGCGGGTCCGCGACGCCGTCCACGCGGTCCCGGACGCCGACGCCCAGGTCGGCGGCGGTACGGCCGCACTGCTGGACATGGACAGGGCCACCACGCACGACAACATCCTGATCATCCCGCTGGTGCTGGTCGTGGTGACGCTGATCCTGTGCGCCCTGCTGCGCGCCCTGGTCGCCCCGCTGCTGCTGATCGGGACGGTGATCCTGTCCTTCGCGGGAGCCCTGGGCCTCAGCGCGCTGGCCTTCCGCCACGTGTTCGACTACGCGGGCGAGTCGACGGACTTCCCGCTGTTCGTCTTCGTCTTCCTGGTCGCCCTCGGCATCGACTACAACATCTTCCTGACCACCCGTATCCGCGAGGAGGCGGCCCGTCAGGGCACCCGGCCGGGCGTGATCACCGGCCTGGCCGCGACCGGCGCGGTCATCACCTCCGCCGGACTGGTCCTGGCCGGCACCTTCGCCGCCCTCGGCACCCTCCCGATGGTCGCCTTCGCGGAGATCGGCTTCGCGGTGGCGCTGGGGGTCCTGCTGGACACGTTCATCGTCCGCTCGGTCCTGGTCACGTCCCTGTTCCTGGACGTGGGCTCCAAGGTGTGGTGGCCGCACAGCCTGGCCAAGGCCGAGGAGCCCGACCCGGAGGCGCGGGGAACCGCGCGACCGGCCACGACGGCCTCTCGGACGAACGACTAG
- the fmt gene encoding methionyl-tRNA formyltransferase, whose protein sequence is MKLVFAGTPEVAVPALDALIASGRHEVAAVVTRPDAPAGRGRRLVASPVAERAEEAGIEVLKPVKPRDPEFLERLREIAPDCCPVVAYGALLPRVALDVPAHGWVNLHFSLLPAWRGAAPVQHSIMAGDEITGASTFLIEEGLDSGPVYGTVTEEIRHTDTSGDLLTRLAFAGAGLLAATMDGIADGTLKAVPQPTEGITVAPKITVEDARVDWAAPALRVDRVVRGCHPAPGAWTTFRGERLKLIQVQSVHGRTDLAPGALAVGKNSVHVGTGSHAVELLWVQAQGKKPMKAADWARGVRISDGETVGT, encoded by the coding sequence ATGAAGCTCGTCTTCGCCGGTACCCCCGAGGTCGCCGTTCCCGCTCTGGACGCTCTCATCGCCTCCGGGCGGCACGAGGTCGCCGCCGTCGTCACCCGGCCGGACGCGCCGGCCGGGCGGGGGCGCAGGCTGGTCGCGAGCCCGGTGGCGGAACGGGCCGAGGAGGCGGGGATCGAGGTGCTCAAGCCCGTCAAGCCGCGCGACCCGGAGTTCCTCGAGCGGCTCCGCGAGATCGCCCCGGACTGTTGTCCCGTCGTCGCCTACGGCGCCCTCCTGCCGCGCGTGGCCCTCGACGTCCCCGCCCACGGCTGGGTCAACCTGCACTTCTCGCTGCTGCCGGCCTGGCGTGGGGCCGCTCCCGTGCAGCACTCCATCATGGCGGGGGACGAGATTACGGGCGCCTCGACCTTCCTCATCGAGGAGGGACTGGACTCCGGGCCCGTCTACGGCACCGTCACCGAGGAGATCCGGCACACCGACACCAGCGGTGACCTGCTGACCCGGCTCGCCTTCGCCGGCGCGGGGCTGCTCGCCGCGACCATGGACGGCATCGCCGACGGCACGCTGAAGGCCGTACCTCAGCCGACCGAGGGCATCACCGTCGCCCCGAAGATCACCGTCGAGGACGCGCGGGTCGACTGGGCCGCGCCCGCGCTGCGGGTGGACCGGGTCGTCCGGGGCTGCCACCCGGCGCCCGGAGCCTGGACGACCTTCCGCGGTGAGCGACTCAAGCTCATCCAGGTCCAGTCGGTTCACGGCCGGACGGACCTCGCCCCCGGCGCGCTCGCCGTCGGCAAGAACAGCGTCCACGTCGGTACCGGGTCGCACGCCGTGGAGCTGCTCTGGGTGCAGGCGCAGGGGAAGAAGCCGATGAAGGCCGCGGACTGGGCGCGGGGTGTCAGGATCTCGGACGGCGAGACCGTCGGCACGTGA
- the metK gene encoding methionine adenosyltransferase codes for MSRRLFTSESVTEGHPDKIADQISDTILDALLKEDPTSRVAVETLITTGLVHVAGEVTTKTYAPIAQLVRDKILEIGYDSSKKGFDGASCGVSVSIGAQSPDIAQGVDTAYENRVEGDEDELDRQGAGDQGLMFGYATDETPTLMPLPIFLAHRLAKRLSEVRKNGTIPYLRPDGKTQVTIEYDGDKAVRLDTVVVSSQHASDIDLDSLLAPDIREFVVEPELKALLDEGIKLDTDSYRLLVNPTGRFEIGGPMGDAGLTGRKIIIDTYGGYARHGGGAFSGKDPSKVDRSAAYAMRWVAKNVVAAGLASRCEVQVAYAIGKAEPVGLFVETFGTAKIDTEKIEKAIDEVFDLRPAAIIRDLDLLRPIYSLTAAYGHFGRELPEFTWEKTDRVDALRKAAGL; via the coding sequence GTGTCCCGTCGCTTGTTCACCTCGGAGTCCGTGACCGAGGGCCACCCCGACAAGATCGCTGACCAGATCAGTGACACCATCCTCGACGCGCTCCTCAAGGAGGACCCGACCTCCCGGGTCGCGGTCGAGACGCTGATCACCACCGGTCTGGTGCACGTGGCCGGTGAGGTCACCACCAAGACCTACGCGCCGATCGCCCAACTGGTGCGCGACAAGATCCTGGAGATCGGTTACGACTCCTCCAAGAAGGGCTTCGACGGCGCCTCCTGCGGTGTCTCGGTCTCCATCGGCGCGCAGTCCCCGGACATCGCGCAGGGCGTCGACACGGCGTACGAGAACCGGGTCGAGGGCGACGAGGACGAGCTGGACCGCCAGGGCGCGGGCGACCAGGGTCTGATGTTCGGCTACGCGACCGACGAGACCCCCACCCTGATGCCGCTGCCGATCTTCCTGGCGCACCGTCTGGCGAAGCGCCTGTCGGAGGTCCGCAAGAACGGCACCATCCCCTACCTGCGTCCGGACGGCAAGACGCAGGTCACCATCGAGTACGACGGCGACAAGGCCGTCCGGCTCGACACCGTCGTGGTCTCCTCGCAGCACGCCTCGGACATCGACCTGGACTCCCTGCTGGCTCCGGACATCCGTGAGTTCGTGGTGGAGCCGGAGCTGAAGGCGCTCCTGGACGAGGGCATCAAGCTGGACACCGACAGCTACCGCCTGCTCGTCAACCCGACCGGCCGTTTCGAGATCGGCGGCCCGATGGGCGACGCGGGTCTGACCGGCCGCAAGATCATCATTGACACGTACGGCGGCTACGCCCGCCACGGCGGCGGTGCGTTCTCCGGCAAGGACCCGTCCAAGGTGGACCGGTCGGCCGCGTACGCGATGCGCTGGGTCGCCAAGAACGTGGTCGCCGCGGGTCTGGCCTCCCGCTGCGAGGTCCAGGTGGCCTACGCGATCGGCAAGGCCGAGCCGGTGGGTCTGTTCGTGGAGACCTTCGGCACCGCGAAGATCGACACCGAGAAGATCGAGAAGGCGATCGACGAGGTCTTCGACCTCCGCCCGGCCGCCATCATCCGCGATCTCGACCTGCTGCGCCCGATCTACTCCCTGACGGCGGCGTACGGCCACTTCGGCCGTGAGCTCCCGGAGTTCACCTGGGAGAAGACGGACCGCGTGGACGCCCTGCGCAAGGCCGCGGGTCTGTAG
- a CDS encoding sugar-binding domain-containing protein, whose amino-acid sequence MNSSEEIAVSGMSAGRSAMRMGPAELVQAAAMARRFYLEGKSKIQIAEEFGVSRFKVARVLETALERDLVRIEIRVPAELDAERSDALRARYGLRHAVVVESPAEAEETPDPENLGEVAADLLGELVNEGDILGLAWGRSTIHMAAALDRLPPCTVVQLTGVYDAGTAERGSVEAVRRAAQVSGGDAHPIYAPMLLPDAATAAALRNQTGIARAFEYFDKVTVACVSIGSWEPGISTVHDMLSDEERGHYASLGVAAEMSAHLFDAEGRRVGRDLGERCITVKADQLRRIPEVVAIAGGQRKAAAIDAVLRSGLVTSLVTDTSAADYLMTAGTTPKPALNRADPDGA is encoded by the coding sequence GTGAACAGCAGTGAGGAGATCGCCGTGTCGGGTATGTCGGCGGGCCGGTCAGCCATGCGGATGGGACCCGCTGAGCTGGTGCAGGCGGCGGCCATGGCCCGCCGCTTCTACCTCGAGGGCAAATCGAAGATCCAGATCGCGGAGGAGTTCGGCGTCAGCCGCTTCAAGGTGGCCCGGGTCCTCGAGACCGCTCTCGAACGGGATCTCGTGCGGATCGAGATCCGCGTGCCGGCCGAGCTGGACGCGGAGCGCTCCGACGCGCTCCGCGCCCGCTACGGCCTCAGGCACGCCGTCGTGGTCGAGTCCCCGGCCGAGGCCGAGGAGACACCTGACCCCGAGAACCTGGGAGAAGTGGCCGCCGACCTGCTCGGCGAACTGGTCAACGAGGGCGACATCCTGGGCCTGGCCTGGGGCCGCTCCACCATCCACATGGCGGCTGCCCTCGACCGGCTCCCACCGTGCACGGTGGTGCAGTTGACGGGTGTGTACGACGCCGGGACCGCCGAGCGCGGTTCGGTGGAGGCGGTGCGGCGGGCCGCCCAGGTGTCCGGCGGGGACGCCCACCCCATCTACGCGCCGATGCTGCTGCCGGACGCGGCCACCGCGGCCGCCCTGCGCAACCAGACCGGGATCGCCCGGGCCTTCGAGTACTTCGACAAGGTCACGGTCGCCTGTGTCTCCATCGGCTCCTGGGAGCCGGGCATCTCGACGGTGCACGACATGCTCAGCGACGAGGAGCGCGGCCACTACGCCTCGCTCGGTGTCGCCGCCGAGATGTCCGCGCACCTCTTCGACGCCGAGGGCCGCAGGGTCGGTCGGGACCTGGGCGAGCGGTGCATCACGGTCAAGGCCGACCAGCTCCGCCGTATCCCCGAGGTCGTCGCGATCGCGGGCGGACAGCGCAAGGCGGCCGCGATCGACGCGGTGCTGCGGTCCGGACTCGTCACCAGCCTGGTGACGGACACCTCCGCCGCGGACTACCTGATGACGGCGGGGACCACGCCGAAGCCGGCGCTCAACAGGGCGGACCCGGACGGGGCCTGA
- a CDS encoding primosomal protein N': MSSEDEAAQRSGEAGAPEQLALIRESVRKAKVPRAKPRTWRGAALAKELPVARVLVDKGVLHLDRYFDYAVPEELDADAQPGVRVRVRFGAGRGRVREGRREGGGLIDGFLVERLAESDYSGPLAALAQVVSPEPVLSEELLGLARAVADRYAGSLADVLQLAVPPRSARAEQRPSPEPLPPPAPPETGSWGRYERGGAFLESLASGGAPRAVWNALPGPQWSEELARAVAATLASGRGALVVVPDGRAVARVDAALTSVLGEGRHAVLTADAGPEKRYREWLAVRRGAVRAVVGTRAAMFAPVRDLGLVALWDDGDDSHSEPHAPQPHAREVLLLRAAQDKCAFLLGNWSCTVEAAQLVESGWARPLVASREQVRAVAPLVRTVGDQDLARDEAARAARLPTLAWQAVREGLRHGPVLVQVPRRGYVPRMACANCREPARCRHCAGPLEGQESAAALRCGWCGREEGAWHCPECGGFRLRAQVVGARRTAEELGRAFPAVPVRTSGREHVLDTVPAAPALVVSTPGAEPVAEGGYAAALLLDGWAMLGRPDLRAGEDALRRWIAASALVRAQGAGGTVVVVAEPTLRPVQALVRWDPVGHAVRELGERAELGFPPVSRMAAVSGVGEALAEFLAAVELPGEAEVLGPVPVPVTTPGGPRRTGVPPVGERWERVLVRVPPGKGAALASSLKAAQASRMARGGGSGSEGAIWVRIDPPDIG, translated from the coding sequence GTGAGCAGCGAGGATGAGGCGGCACAGCGCTCGGGGGAGGCCGGGGCGCCGGAGCAGCTTGCGCTCATTCGGGAGAGCGTGCGCAAGGCCAAGGTGCCGCGGGCCAAGCCCCGGACCTGGCGAGGGGCCGCGCTGGCCAAGGAGCTGCCGGTCGCGCGGGTGCTGGTCGACAAGGGCGTGCTCCACCTCGACCGGTACTTCGACTACGCCGTGCCCGAGGAACTGGACGCGGACGCGCAGCCGGGGGTGCGGGTGCGGGTGCGGTTCGGGGCCGGGCGCGGGCGGGTCAGGGAAGGACGGCGTGAGGGCGGCGGGCTGATCGACGGGTTCCTGGTCGAGCGGCTCGCCGAGTCGGACTACTCAGGACCGCTGGCCGCGCTCGCCCAGGTCGTCTCGCCCGAACCGGTGCTCAGCGAGGAACTCCTGGGGCTCGCACGGGCCGTCGCCGACCGGTACGCGGGAAGCCTGGCGGATGTGCTGCAGCTCGCCGTCCCGCCGCGCAGCGCTCGGGCCGAGCAGCGGCCCTCTCCCGAGCCGTTGCCGCCCCCCGCGCCACCGGAGACGGGATCCTGGGGCCGGTACGAGCGTGGGGGCGCGTTCCTGGAGTCGCTGGCCTCGGGAGGCGCGCCGCGCGCGGTGTGGAACGCCCTGCCCGGGCCGCAGTGGAGCGAGGAGCTCGCGCGGGCGGTTGCCGCGACCCTGGCCTCCGGGCGGGGGGCGCTCGTCGTCGTGCCGGACGGGCGGGCCGTCGCCCGGGTCGACGCCGCTCTGACGTCGGTCCTGGGGGAGGGGCGGCACGCGGTCCTGACCGCGGATGCCGGGCCCGAGAAGCGGTACCGGGAGTGGCTGGCCGTACGGCGGGGGGCCGTGCGGGCCGTCGTCGGGACGCGGGCCGCCATGTTCGCGCCGGTGCGGGACCTGGGACTCGTCGCGCTCTGGGACGACGGCGACGACAGCCACAGTGAGCCGCACGCCCCGCAGCCGCATGCGCGCGAGGTGCTGCTGTTGCGGGCCGCGCAGGACAAGTGCGCTTTTCTGCTGGGGAATTGGAGCTGCACCGTGGAGGCCGCGCAGCTCGTGGAGAGCGGGTGGGCGCGGCCGCTCGTGGCGTCCCGGGAGCAGGTGCGGGCCGTCGCCCCGCTGGTGCGGACCGTCGGGGACCAGGATCTCGCGCGGGACGAGGCCGCGCGGGCGGCCCGGCTGCCGACGCTCGCCTGGCAGGCCGTAAGGGAGGGCTTGCGGCACGGGCCGGTGCTCGTGCAGGTCCCGCGACGCGGGTACGTGCCGCGGATGGCCTGCGCCAACTGCCGGGAGCCCGCGCGGTGTCGGCACTGTGCCGGGCCGTTGGAGGGGCAGGAGTCCGCGGCGGCGCTGCGGTGCGGGTGGTGCGGGCGCGAGGAGGGGGCCTGGCACTGTCCGGAGTGCGGGGGATTCCGGTTGCGGGCGCAGGTGGTGGGGGCGCGGCGCACCGCGGAGGAGCTGGGGCGGGCGTTTCCCGCCGTTCCGGTGCGGACGTCCGGGCGTGAGCATGTGCTGGACACCGTGCCTGCGGCGCCGGCGCTGGTGGTGAGCACCCCGGGGGCGGAGCCGGTCGCCGAGGGCGGGTACGCGGCCGCGCTGTTGCTGGACGGATGGGCCATGCTCGGGCGGCCGGATCTACGGGCCGGGGAGGACGCGCTGCGGCGGTGGATCGCGGCGTCGGCGCTGGTGCGGGCACAGGGGGCGGGGGGCACGGTGGTCGTGGTCGCCGAGCCCACGTTGCGGCCCGTGCAGGCGTTGGTGCGGTGGGATCCCGTGGGGCATGCCGTGCGAGAGCTGGGGGAGCGTGCGGAGTTGGGGTTTCCGCCGGTGTCCCGGATGGCGGCGGTGTCGGGGGTCGGGGAGGCGCTCGCCGAGTTCCTGGCGGCTGTGGAACTGCCCGGTGAGGCCGAGGTGTTGGGACCTGTGCCGGTGCCGGTGACGACGCCGGGAGGGCCTCGGAGGACGGGGGTGCCACCGGTCGGCGAGCGGTGGGAGCGGGTGCTGGTGCGGGTCCCGCCGGGGAAGGGCGCCGCGTTGGCCTCCTCGCTCAAGGCCGCGCAGGCCTCCCGGATGGCTCGGGGCGGAGGGAGCGGGAGCGAGGGGGCGATCTGGGTGCGGATCGATCCGCCGGACATCGGGTGA